The Lampris incognitus isolate fLamInc1 chromosome 17, fLamInc1.hap2, whole genome shotgun sequence genome contains a region encoding:
- the LOC130127416 gene encoding suppressor of cytokine signaling 3-like codes for MVTHSQHSPPAMSNVTPSEGGGQGSNLTPHHYKPFSSHAHYQQVMRALRKLQESGFYWGAVGGREASSLLRSEPPGTFLVRDSSDHHHFFTLSVQTARGTKNLRIHSEGGGFFLQPDPRSTHEPPQFDCVLKLIAHYMGKGSDAKERDEAAGGPASEVGAKGGSVYLIHTGGERIPLELRRPLSSSLSSLQHLCRRTLNNRGGLDAAEGAERLPHTLRDFLEEYDAPI; via the exons ATGGTAACCCACAGCCAACACAGCCCCCCCGCCATGAGCAACGTGACCCCCTCAGAGGGCGGGGGTCAGGGGTCAAACCTTACCCCCCATCACTACAAGCCCTTCAGCTCGCACGCACACTACCAGCAG GTGATGCGTGCACTGCGTAAACTCCAGGAGAGTGGGTTTTACTGGGGGGCAGTGGGGGGCCGAGAGGCCAGCTCCCTTCTGCGCTCTGAACCCCCCGGCACCTTCCTGGTCCGAGACTCCTCTGACCACCACCATTTCTTCACCCTCTCCGTCCAGACGGCCCGCGGAACCAAGAACCTGCGCATCCACAGCGAGGGAGGGGGCTTCTTCCTCCAGCCGGACCCCCGCAGCACTCACGAACCCCCGCAGTTTGACTGTGTGCTCAAACTCATTGCCCACTACATGGGCAAGGGGTCAGATGCAAAAGAGAGAGACGAGGCGGCCGGTGGGCCGGCGAGTGAGGTGGGAGCCAAAGGGGGCAGCGTTTATCTGATCCACACCGGGGGTGAGAGGATTCCCCTGGAGCTGCGCaggcccctctcctcctctctctcctccctgcaGCACCTGTGCAGGAGGACGCTGAACAACAGAGGAGGTCTTGATGCTGCGGAGGGAGCCGAGCGGCTCCCGCACACGCTCAGAGACTTCCTGGAGGAGTATGACGCTCCTATATGA